One part of the Paenibacillus silvisoli genome encodes these proteins:
- a CDS encoding helix-turn-helix domain-containing protein, which translates to MGKHLGKETQLKIVKEALAGVKVGALARMYDVHPETIRNWVREHRDTIPAEEIPMTDEHLQELQRLQEIEAKYAKAMKLLGEKELEIEILRELTKKRNPAYPKSTK; encoded by the coding sequence ATGGGGAAGCATTTAGGAAAAGAAACACAACTGAAAATAGTTAAGGAAGCACTCGCTGGTGTAAAGGTGGGGGCATTGGCTCGCATGTACGATGTTCATCCCGAAACCATTCGCAATTGGGTAAGAGAACATCGGGATACCATTCCTGCGGAAGAAATCCCAATGACCGACGAGCATCTGCAGGAGCTGCAACGACTCCAAGAGATTGAAGCGAAATATGCAAAAGCGATGAAGCTGCTAGGTGAAAAAGAACTCGAGATCGAGATTCTTCGTGAGCTCACAAAAAAGAGAAACCCCGCTTATCCAAAAAGTACGAAATAG
- a CDS encoding Ger(x)C family spore germination protein, translating into MKRRLLAVALLLSSIMTLTGCWDIKDVNHRMLPIVMGVTYGEAKKYRVYIQIPLPFTRKLISKVHYKEADTISKALTEIDTDIEAGIDFMHLQLVLFDRKLVVDGIKDEMAYMMRSQHMPTKALVAITTQDMEQFLNHTGKSIQTDGSALLNFFNKNAGWSPEINLAYMWQTFGAIHSDTQDVTIPILRSGKSTMLEFVGSALMSKDKWAGEISREQSLLVNLYDELFQGSVVETAGQTSVSIVDCDNHIRTFWRNGNPVLKMRMKISLHLLENNNSMTEDEIETIFSKEMLKRYKQLFEQLQSDRSDPLGIGENFRNKLAFDKLKDWRETYYPRLVTEIEIDCRITDTGDISSN; encoded by the coding sequence ATGAAGCGCAGGCTGCTTGCGGTTGCGTTATTGCTTAGCAGCATCATGACGCTAACGGGCTGCTGGGACATCAAGGACGTCAACCACCGCATGCTTCCGATCGTCATGGGCGTTACCTATGGAGAGGCGAAGAAATATCGGGTTTATATTCAAATTCCGCTTCCGTTTACCCGAAAGCTCATTTCGAAGGTGCACTACAAAGAAGCCGATACGATCAGTAAAGCGCTGACCGAAATCGATACCGATATTGAAGCCGGCATCGACTTCATGCATCTTCAGCTGGTTCTGTTCGACCGCAAGCTCGTCGTCGACGGCATCAAGGACGAAATGGCCTATATGATGCGAAGCCAACATATGCCGACCAAAGCGCTAGTGGCGATTACTACGCAGGATATGGAGCAATTTCTGAACCATACGGGCAAATCCATCCAGACGGACGGAAGCGCTTTATTGAATTTCTTCAACAAGAACGCCGGCTGGAGCCCTGAAATTAACTTGGCCTACATGTGGCAAACCTTCGGCGCGATTCATTCGGATACGCAGGACGTCACCATCCCGATTCTCCGCTCGGGCAAATCGACCATGCTGGAATTCGTCGGCTCCGCCCTTATGTCGAAGGATAAATGGGCTGGTGAAATTTCGCGCGAACAATCGCTGCTGGTTAACTTGTACGACGAGCTGTTCCAAGGCTCCGTCGTCGAAACGGCCGGGCAAACGAGCGTATCCATCGTCGACTGCGACAATCACATCCGCACCTTCTGGCGAAACGGGAATCCCGTTCTCAAGATGCGTATGAAGATCTCGCTCCATTTGCTCGAAAATAATAACAGTATGACTGAAGACGAAATCGAGACCATTTTCTCAAAAGAAATGCTGAAGAGGTATAAGCAGCTATTCGAGCAGCTTCAATCCGATCGTTCCGATCCGCTCGGAATCGGCGAGAATTTCCGGAATAAGCTAGCCTTCGATAAACTGAAGGATTGGCGGGAAACGTATTATCCCCGGCTCGTAACGGAAATCGAAATCGACTGCCGAATTACGGACACCGGGGATATTTCGTCGAATTAA
- a CDS encoding spore germination protein: MEAYLETILKQSKTQHDLKMDSLQVGAMTLWMVGYESIVNWEETVASLSACGITSESGYEDIYARLLGQAWTPAELDVLLEGKTLLIDSGANRAFSFQGKLKSLERAIEKAENEFLPFSSAIAFMEPLTTNLGILRKTIQTTALQVESLQFKGVAKKQAAIAYLSEDVNLELLKAVKTALHKAAGQDVRNGQDLIRIFGQHRFHLISPYHKTELPGQAIASMMKGRVILLIDGEPTAFILPLVFSDYIALEWDRQFPLLVMVVLRCLRLLSILIALLTPGLYVALVSVNPETLRIELALSIAESRIGIPLPTFLEMLLLLIISEIIIEATQRLPKNIAATNCLIGGIILGQAIVDAKLVSNLVIIVLAASVTAHFAFPNYLNTLVVRILRSGVVIFSGIFGIFGLFAAFIAICYYICSLQRLSVPFMDMLSPKKLEQ, from the coding sequence ATGGAAGCCTATTTGGAAACCATTCTAAAGCAATCAAAAACGCAGCACGACCTGAAAATGGATTCGCTGCAAGTCGGTGCCATGACCCTGTGGATGGTCGGCTATGAATCGATCGTAAACTGGGAAGAAACCGTGGCGTCGCTTTCGGCCTGCGGCATTACCTCTGAATCCGGATACGAGGACATCTATGCTCGTTTGTTAGGGCAAGCATGGACGCCGGCGGAACTGGATGTGCTGCTGGAAGGCAAAACACTGTTGATCGACTCCGGCGCCAATCGGGCGTTCAGCTTTCAAGGCAAACTCAAATCGCTTGAACGCGCCATCGAAAAAGCGGAAAACGAATTCCTGCCCTTCTCGTCGGCAATCGCCTTCATGGAGCCGTTAACCACCAACCTGGGAATCCTTCGAAAAACGATCCAAACGACTGCCCTGCAGGTCGAAAGCCTCCAATTCAAGGGCGTCGCCAAGAAACAAGCAGCTATCGCTTATTTATCGGAGGATGTGAACCTTGAATTGCTTAAGGCGGTCAAAACCGCTTTGCATAAAGCGGCCGGTCAAGATGTCCGGAACGGACAGGACCTGATCCGCATTTTCGGCCAGCATCGCTTTCATTTGATATCCCCTTATCACAAAACGGAGCTTCCCGGTCAAGCCATCGCTTCCATGATGAAAGGCAGGGTCATTCTGCTGATCGACGGCGAGCCTACCGCGTTTATCCTTCCTTTGGTATTCAGCGATTATATCGCGCTGGAATGGGACAGGCAGTTTCCTCTGCTCGTGATGGTTGTTCTGCGCTGCTTGCGCTTGCTCAGCATTTTGATCGCGCTTTTGACCCCGGGGCTGTATGTAGCCCTTGTATCCGTTAACCCGGAAACATTGCGGATCGAGCTCGCCCTTTCCATCGCCGAAAGCCGGATCGGCATCCCGCTTCCGACTTTTTTGGAGATGCTGCTGCTCCTGATTATCAGCGAGATCATTATCGAAGCTACGCAGCGCCTGCCCAAAAACATCGCCGCGACGAACTGCTTGATTGGCGGCATCATCCTGGGACAGGCCATCGTCGATGCCAAGCTGGTCAGCAACCTGGTCATTATCGTGCTGGCTGCCTCGGTGACGGCCCATTTCGCTTTTCCAAACTATTTAAACACGCTGGTCGTGCGGATTCTGCGCTCGGGCGTTGTCATCTTCTCGGGCATATTCGGCATTTTCGGCCTATTCGCTGCCTTTATCGCCATCTGTTATTACATTTGCAGCTTGCAGCGGCTCAGCGTTCCGTTTATGGACATGCTTTCTCCGAAGAAGCTGGAACAATGA
- a CDS encoding glycerol-3-phosphate dehydrogenase/oxidase: MSSELLDVLIIGGGITGAGIAWDASRRGLRTGLVEMGDFAQGTSSRSTKLVHGGLRYLKQGEVKLVAEVGRERALLHKHAPHVVTPMPMLMPVYKGGTYGYFASAIGLYIYDRLARVKHAERRRMYRRQRTEELEPLLKREGLRGSGYYYEYRTDDARLTLEVMKTAHRHGAEIVNYAKVEEMLYRDGVVCGARITDMRSGRRYDVYARKIVNAAGPWVDHVRRLDGEVKGKRLMLTKGVHLIVDYARLPVRQAVYIDVPDGRMIFIIPRDGKTYVGTTDTFYRDDPEAVVATRADRDYLLHAANAAFPTAKLTVADVESYWAGVRPLIHEEGKSPSEISRKDELFISEKGLITIAGGKLTGFRKMAEKVADLVAGEIGQGTGRRFGRCTTGDEMLSGGDAGGFGSFAELQQELLSQGAKLGVPPEALAAWVARYGSNAVHVLARYASLRGGDSAASGGVAAGAAGAPPVPVQPPSAEASAKTAGGRIKVSLGLGPTAAAAAVPAAADHNGIRDEADCALRAELDYAIEEEMTCSAVDFLLRRTSMILFDRKRAESLVQPVLRLMGQRFCWTETQLKTELARVEAELRAATEFPDQKQD; encoded by the coding sequence ATGTCGTCGGAACTGCTCGACGTACTCATAATCGGGGGCGGCATAACGGGGGCGGGCATCGCGTGGGATGCCTCGCGGCGCGGTCTTCGGACAGGTCTCGTGGAAATGGGCGATTTCGCGCAGGGTACGAGCAGCCGCTCGACGAAGCTGGTGCACGGCGGGCTGCGCTATTTGAAGCAGGGCGAAGTGAAGCTGGTGGCGGAAGTGGGGCGCGAGCGGGCACTGCTGCACAAGCATGCCCCGCATGTCGTGACGCCGATGCCGATGCTGATGCCGGTGTATAAGGGCGGAACGTATGGTTATTTTGCCTCTGCTATAGGGCTGTATATTTATGACCGGCTCGCAAGGGTCAAGCATGCGGAGCGGCGGCGGATGTACCGTCGCCAGCGGACGGAAGAGCTGGAGCCGCTGCTGAAACGGGAAGGGCTGCGGGGATCGGGCTATTATTACGAGTATCGGACCGACGATGCGCGGCTGACGCTCGAAGTGATGAAGACGGCGCATCGCCATGGCGCGGAAATCGTCAATTACGCGAAGGTCGAGGAAATGCTGTACCGCGACGGCGTCGTGTGCGGTGCCCGGATCACGGATATGCGAAGCGGCAGGCGGTACGATGTCTATGCGCGCAAAATCGTCAATGCGGCCGGTCCATGGGTTGACCATGTCCGCAGGCTGGACGGCGAAGTGAAGGGCAAGCGGCTCATGCTGACCAAGGGCGTGCATTTGATCGTCGATTACGCGCGGCTACCGGTGCGGCAGGCTGTCTATATCGACGTGCCGGACGGGAGGATGATATTCATCATTCCGCGTGATGGCAAAACGTACGTCGGGACAACCGATACGTTCTACCGTGACGATCCCGAGGCGGTAGTCGCCACGCGTGCGGATCGTGATTACTTGCTGCATGCGGCCAATGCCGCTTTCCCGACGGCGAAGCTGACGGTAGCGGATGTGGAGTCGTACTGGGCAGGAGTTCGGCCGCTCATTCACGAAGAGGGAAAGAGCCCTTCGGAAATTTCCCGCAAGGATGAGCTGTTTATTTCGGAGAAGGGGCTCATAACGATTGCAGGCGGCAAGCTGACCGGCTTTCGCAAAATGGCCGAAAAAGTCGCCGATCTCGTCGCGGGCGAAATCGGTCAAGGGACCGGTCGGCGTTTCGGCCGCTGCACGACCGGCGACGAGATGCTATCCGGCGGCGATGCAGGCGGCTTCGGCTCGTTCGCGGAGCTGCAGCAGGAGCTGCTGAGCCAAGGGGCGAAGCTTGGCGTGCCGCCTGAAGCGCTGGCCGCTTGGGTCGCGCGGTACGGCAGTAACGCCGTGCATGTGTTGGCGCGGTACGCCTCGCTTCGCGGCGGGGATAGCGCTGCCTCTGGCGGCGTTGCGGCCGGGGCGGCAGGCGCGCCTCCGGTGCCCGTGCAGCCGCCGTCTGCGGAGGCGTCGGCCAAGACCGCCGGCGGCCGCATCAAGGTGTCGCTCGGGCTCGGCCCGACCGCCGCAGCCGCGGCTGTTCCTGCGGCGGCCGATCACAACGGCATCAGAGACGAGGCGGATTGTGCGCTGCGCGCGGAGCTGGACTACGCCATCGAAGAAGAGATGACGTGCAGCGCGGTCGATTTTCTGCTGCGGCGGACGAGTATGATTTTATTCGACCGCAAGCGGGCGGAATCGCTCGTACAGCCAGTCTTACGCCTGATGGGGCAGCGCTTCTGCTGGACCGAAACGCAGCTGAAGACAGAGCTGGCACGCGTGGAAGCGGAACTTAGGGCGGCGACGGAATTTCCGGATCAGAAGCAAGACTAA
- a CDS encoding TetR/AcrR family transcriptional regulator, with translation MARSKEFDEDAVLLKAMRLFWEQGYEKTSMSDLVEHMGVHKRSLYDTFGDKRSLYLKALQRYGKMMEERRSRYDHLSATAALRLLLERAIKPSDEDAPKGCLLVNTAVELALVDDSCRDWVNQRITSTEQLIQGWITAGQQSGELDPALDAQKLSYYFNNTFVGLRVLAKATDDKEKLQSIIEMTMSVLTSKR, from the coding sequence ATGGCCAGAAGCAAAGAATTCGATGAAGACGCGGTACTGCTCAAAGCGATGCGGCTATTCTGGGAGCAAGGCTATGAGAAGACATCCATGTCGGACTTGGTTGAGCATATGGGCGTCCATAAACGAAGCCTATACGATACATTTGGCGATAAACGCTCGTTGTACCTTAAGGCATTGCAGCGCTACGGCAAAATGATGGAAGAGAGGCGAAGCCGCTACGATCATCTTTCTGCAACGGCCGCTTTACGGCTGCTATTGGAGAGAGCCATCAAGCCGAGCGATGAAGACGCGCCGAAAGGCTGCTTGTTAGTCAATACCGCAGTCGAGCTCGCGCTCGTTGACGATTCCTGCAGAGACTGGGTGAATCAGCGCATAACGAGCACGGAGCAGCTCATCCAGGGCTGGATTACTGCTGGCCAGCAATCCGGGGAGCTTGATCCGGCACTCGATGCGCAGAAGCTATCGTATTATTTTAACAATACGTTTGTTGGGCTTCGCGTGTTGGCGAAGGCGACGGACGACAAAGAAAAGCTGCAGAGTATCATCGAGATGACGATGTCCGTTCTGACAAGCAAACGCTAA
- a CDS encoding GerAB/ArcD/ProY family transporter has protein sequence MQRWIAIWTVPIFFIGSHCAILFAAFTRAMLHSTAYGHWEPVCFNLLIELALLLLLLHGLRKAGGKDYADLFLPLGKWIGAALILPLAAFMMLIPILALRFFAELLIIVFIASSPLHMILGLLCLLMLFGASIGPQGMLRASTLLTLINFPVLLFAVFACFQNAKFVRVFPLLNSSMDFFDGGKIFVTLFSICPILLLGMLPPICKVRIAPLLISLGVIGMLYVIIVYIPIAVYGLNAAKLMNFPLMTSFDSVNISWTIFNRISLFYAVALLSFILTISNFSLWSSALMIHKLIPAWRETYIRICLCLVVFLISFFIPSWDEYVRVFSADTWFRLAIYAVIPAAVFFRGRYIAGLARKRVLSE, from the coding sequence ATGCAACGGTGGATCGCCATATGGACTGTTCCCATATTTTTCATCGGCTCGCATTGCGCCATCCTGTTTGCCGCTTTCACCCGGGCGATGCTGCATAGCACCGCCTACGGCCACTGGGAGCCGGTGTGCTTCAATCTACTGATTGAGCTGGCGCTGCTCCTGCTGCTGCTCCATGGTCTGCGCAAGGCGGGCGGCAAGGATTACGCGGACTTGTTTCTGCCGCTCGGCAAATGGATCGGCGCCGCGCTGATTCTGCCGCTTGCCGCTTTCATGATGCTGATTCCGATTCTGGCGCTGCGTTTCTTTGCCGAACTCCTGATTATCGTGTTCATCGCCAGCTCGCCCCTGCATATGATCTTGGGCTTGCTTTGCCTGCTGATGCTTTTCGGAGCCTCCATCGGACCGCAAGGCATGCTGAGGGCCAGCACCTTGCTGACTCTCATCAACTTTCCCGTGCTGCTGTTTGCCGTATTCGCTTGCTTTCAAAATGCTAAATTCGTACGGGTATTCCCGCTTCTGAATTCAAGCATGGACTTTTTTGACGGCGGCAAAATATTCGTGACGTTATTCTCGATCTGTCCCATCCTGCTTCTGGGCATGCTTCCTCCCATCTGCAAGGTGAGAATTGCGCCCCTATTGATTAGTTTGGGTGTCATTGGCATGCTGTACGTGATCATCGTCTATATCCCGATTGCCGTTTACGGGTTGAACGCGGCGAAGCTCATGAATTTTCCTCTGATGACCAGCTTTGATTCCGTCAATATTTCCTGGACGATATTCAATCGCATCTCCTTGTTTTACGCCGTCGCTTTGCTCTCGTTCATCCTAACCATATCCAACTTCTCGCTCTGGTCGTCGGCGCTCATGATCCACAAGCTCATACCCGCCTGGCGAGAAACCTATATCCGGATTTGTCTATGTCTTGTTGTGTTCCTCATCAGCTTCTTCATTCCAAGCTGGGACGAATACGTCCGGGTATTTTCCGCGGATACGTGGTTCCGGCTGGCGATTTATGCGGTAATCCCGGCCGCCGTTTTTTTTCGGGGACGTTATATCGCAGGATTGGCAAGAAAGCGGGTGTTATCCGAATGA
- a CDS encoding MFS transporter: protein MNPSQEPSIAALKEKPVTFMLGFTIILVIMNTMMFNLALPKVAAQFALSPSITSWVVTGYSIVFAISSITYSRLSDYISIRTLFAAALLSLGLGSVIGLFSDNFGILMGARLIQASGAGAIPSLGIVLLTRYIPLSRRGKAMSIMLSASSLGLGLGPVVGGFVVQYLGWHFLFVITGATLLLIPVFMRMLPKEVSTKGSFDFIGALLLGVGTTGLLLFLTSKNAAALIIGLIVLILFTYRIRTAANPFVLPALFRDKSYLALMAVGIGAYMVSFSFLFIAPQLLSHIYGLTPSDSGLVLFPGALLAMVVSNRVGRIIDRYGNGGLIRYVPWALLAAVILMAVTATLSYYAIAAVYMMISVSFTAISSAVSNELSRLLPKERVGSGMGLFQLLQFFSGAFGVALSGSALVWQRALPPVRAFDNLIWGLAAVALISIVSALIYRQYTASSRAKAVNQAN from the coding sequence ATGAATCCATCTCAAGAACCGTCAATCGCGGCGTTAAAAGAAAAACCCGTCACCTTTATGCTTGGATTCACAATTATTTTGGTCATTATGAATACGATGATGTTCAATCTCGCGCTGCCCAAAGTGGCTGCTCAATTCGCGCTCAGCCCGTCCATAACGTCGTGGGTCGTGACCGGTTATTCGATCGTGTTCGCGATTTCCTCGATTACGTACAGCAGGCTGTCCGATTATATCTCGATCCGAACGCTGTTCGCCGCGGCGCTGCTTTCGCTCGGCCTAGGCTCCGTAATCGGTTTGTTCAGCGATAACTTCGGCATCCTAATGGGCGCGCGGCTGATTCAAGCCTCGGGCGCAGGCGCGATCCCATCGCTCGGCATCGTTCTCCTTACCCGTTACATCCCGCTGTCCCGCCGCGGCAAAGCGATGTCGATCATGCTGTCCGCTAGCTCGCTCGGTTTGGGACTCGGTCCCGTCGTCGGCGGATTCGTCGTCCAGTATCTAGGCTGGCACTTCTTGTTCGTCATTACAGGCGCAACCCTGCTGCTCATTCCGGTTTTTATGCGGATGCTGCCTAAAGAGGTATCAACCAAAGGTTCGTTCGACTTCATTGGCGCCTTGCTGCTCGGCGTAGGAACGACAGGTCTGCTGCTCTTCCTCACTTCCAAAAATGCGGCGGCGCTCATCATCGGCTTGATCGTGCTGATCCTGTTCACCTACCGCATCCGTACGGCGGCCAATCCGTTCGTGCTGCCGGCGCTGTTCCGCGATAAGTCCTATCTGGCGCTGATGGCGGTCGGGATCGGAGCTTACATGGTTAGCTTCTCGTTCTTGTTTATCGCGCCGCAATTGTTGTCCCACATCTACGGGCTGACGCCGAGCGATTCCGGGCTCGTCTTGTTCCCGGGGGCGCTGCTGGCCATGGTCGTTTCGAATCGAGTCGGCCGCATTATCGACCGCTATGGCAACGGCGGGCTGATCCGGTATGTGCCTTGGGCTCTTCTAGCCGCCGTCATCTTGATGGCTGTAACGGCAACCCTTTCTTATTACGCCATCGCGGCTGTTTATATGATGATCAGCGTCAGCTTCACGGCGATTTCCAGCGCCGTGTCCAATGAATTGTCGCGCCTGCTGCCGAAGGAACGGGTCGGTTCCGGCATGGGGCTGTTCCAGTTGCTGCAGTTTTTCAGCGGAGCGTTCGGCGTTGCGCTCTCCGGCAGTGCGCTCGTATGGCAGCGTGCGCTGCCGCCGGTTCGCGCGTTCGATAATTTGATTTGGGGCTTGGCCGCGGTAGCGCTGATCTCCATCGTAAGCGCGTTGATTTACCGCCAGTATACGGCGTCAAGCAGAGCTAAGGCCGTGAATCAAGCCAATTAA
- a CDS encoding IS3 family transposase: MRAVGLSSSTYYDRKKRTLHPVEQVTSGTKGRPHPGFSLTQTGLKINDEQIKEWLLELAEGEEHVYGYKLLAQCLRNEHDLVLNKKKSYRLCQELGLLQKKRELAPRHPRRLPRNRTVTGPNQLWQMDIKYGYVIGRERFFFVLSIIDVFDRVVVKQYRGPVCEAKHAVQTLWYALKTRIKPGEPLPVIRTDNGPQFISKLFGDTCESLDMVHERIPPRSPNMNAYIESFHSLLERDLFSKMDFMTFEEAYTELDRYMDFYNNRKMHGSLRLMPPARFSEWVMTLDDRTMFHKAM; this comes from the coding sequence TTGCGAGCCGTAGGCCTTTCTTCGTCCACGTACTACGACCGTAAAAAGCGTACCTTGCATCCGGTAGAGCAAGTGACAAGCGGCACTAAAGGACGCCCTCATCCAGGGTTTTCTTTGACGCAGACAGGATTGAAGATCAATGACGAACAGATCAAAGAATGGCTGCTGGAGCTCGCTGAAGGTGAGGAACATGTTTACGGATACAAGCTGCTTGCACAGTGCCTTCGCAACGAACATGATCTGGTGCTCAACAAGAAGAAATCTTATCGCCTGTGCCAAGAACTGGGCCTTCTCCAAAAGAAGCGTGAACTTGCTCCAAGGCACCCGCGCAGATTACCAAGGAATCGCACCGTCACCGGCCCTAACCAGTTGTGGCAGATGGACATTAAATACGGTTACGTCATCGGGCGTGAACGTTTCTTTTTCGTACTCAGCATTATTGATGTGTTTGATCGCGTCGTTGTTAAGCAGTATAGAGGGCCTGTGTGTGAGGCAAAGCATGCCGTACAGACGCTGTGGTACGCACTCAAAACGCGCATAAAACCAGGAGAACCTCTCCCCGTCATCCGAACAGATAACGGCCCGCAATTCATCAGTAAGCTGTTTGGTGACACCTGCGAAAGTCTGGATATGGTACACGAGCGCATACCGCCGCGGAGTCCCAACATGAATGCGTACATTGAGTCTTTTCATAGTCTGCTCGAGCGTGATCTGTTCAGTAAGATGGATTTCATGACCTTTGAAGAGGCCTATACAGAACTTGATAGGTACATGGATTTCTACAATAACCGCAAGATGCATGGCAGCCTGCGATTGATGCCTCCAGCAAGGTTCTCTGAGTGGGTAATGACGCTTGATGATCGAACCATGTTCCATAAAGCCATGTAA
- the glpK gene encoding glycerol kinase GlpK, with protein MEQYILALDEGTTSCRAILFNQQGREAASAQQEFASVFPRAGWVEQDANEIWRTQLATMQGAAAGVAVEQIRAIGITNQRETLVVWDRQTGEPLHPAIVWQCRRTSALCESLRAEGWEDEVRARTGLLLDPYFSGTKLKWLLDEVPGLREQAEQGLALAGTIDSWLIWKLTEGTVHATDVSNASRTMLFNIHTLEWDADILAKLGIPAAMLPEVKPSSGIFGYTRLLGGAPDSPGIPIAGVAGDQQAALFGQCCFDDGSAKNTYGTGCFLLKNTGESPVSSAKGLLTTIAWQLDGRTTYALEGSVFTAGSVVQWLRDGLGLIAHAADSEKLAASVTDTLGVYFVPAFTGLGTPYWNAEARGMITGLTRGTTSAHLVRAALESIAYQTADVLGTMTEESGLPLRELRVDGGAVANGLLMQFQADLLGVSVIRPVMLETTALGAAYLAGLGVGFWSGLDELRGLWALDRTFEPEADDAWREQVYAGWKKAVGYQL; from the coding sequence ATGGAGCAATATATTTTGGCATTGGACGAAGGAACGACCTCCTGCCGGGCAATCCTATTCAATCAGCAAGGGCGTGAGGCAGCTTCGGCGCAGCAGGAGTTCGCTTCCGTTTTCCCGCGGGCGGGATGGGTCGAACAGGACGCGAATGAAATATGGCGGACGCAGCTTGCGACCATGCAGGGCGCTGCCGCCGGCGTGGCGGTGGAGCAAATTCGCGCCATCGGCATAACCAACCAGCGGGAGACGCTGGTGGTGTGGGATCGTCAGACGGGAGAGCCGCTTCATCCGGCTATCGTCTGGCAGTGCCGCCGGACGAGCGCTCTGTGCGAGTCGCTGCGAGCGGAAGGCTGGGAGGACGAGGTTCGCGCCCGGACGGGGCTGCTCCTCGACCCGTATTTTTCGGGGACGAAGCTCAAATGGCTGCTCGACGAAGTGCCGGGGCTGCGGGAGCAGGCGGAGCAAGGCCTGGCGCTTGCCGGAACGATCGATAGCTGGCTGATCTGGAAGCTGACCGAAGGCACGGTCCACGCAACGGACGTATCCAATGCGTCGCGCACCATGCTTTTCAACATCCATACGCTCGAATGGGATGCCGACATATTGGCGAAGCTCGGCATTCCGGCGGCGATGCTGCCGGAGGTGAAGCCGTCGAGCGGTATTTTCGGCTATACCCGTCTGCTGGGCGGTGCGCCGGATAGCCCCGGCATACCGATCGCGGGTGTTGCCGGCGATCAGCAAGCGGCGCTGTTCGGGCAGTGCTGCTTCGATGACGGATCGGCCAAAAATACGTACGGAACCGGCTGCTTTCTGCTCAAAAACACCGGCGAGTCGCCGGTCAGCTCGGCCAAAGGGCTGCTGACGACGATCGCGTGGCAGCTGGACGGCCGCACGACTTACGCGCTGGAAGGCAGCGTATTTACCGCCGGTTCCGTGGTGCAGTGGCTGCGCGACGGGCTCGGCTTGATCGCGCACGCTGCGGACAGCGAGAAGCTCGCGGCTTCGGTAACTGACACGCTCGGCGTCTATTTCGTGCCGGCCTTCACCGGGCTTGGCACGCCTTATTGGAATGCCGAGGCGCGCGGCATGATTACGGGATTGACCCGCGGAACGACCTCGGCTCATCTGGTGCGCGCGGCGCTGGAGTCCATCGCGTACCAGACCGCCGACGTGCTGGGGACGATGACCGAGGAGTCCGGTCTGCCGCTGCGGGAACTGCGAGTCGACGGCGGCGCGGTCGCGAACGGCCTGCTGATGCAGTTCCAGGCCGACTTGCTCGGCGTATCCGTCATCCGGCCGGTCATGCTGGAGACGACGGCGCTTGGAGCCGCCTATTTAGCCGGGCTTGGCGTCGGCTTCTGGAGCGGACTCGACGAGCTTCGCGGACTGTGGGCGCTGGATCGCACATTCGAGCCGGAGGCGGATGATGCGTGGCGCGAGCAGGTGTACGCCGGCTGGAAAAAGGCAGTCGGGTATCAGCTTTAA